One segment of Marinobacter sediminum DNA contains the following:
- the senA gene encoding selenoneine synthase SenA, with amino-acid sequence MDEKTVMTGAQPARDELLAELEHTRQRTRRLITSLSEGQLDVPYHPGVNPPLWEMGHAAFFYEVFVFNLLDGTPSFDPAMDDLWDSFHVEHKDRWNRELFPAREETLDYFDTIYDRVAERICAQPLTDQALYLYRYAIFHQNMHIESLIWCRQTVGYAAPSALIKERPAPGTSVVGDAVIPAGRWLVGMPGESEFFATSDFAFDNEKPGFEIDLESFAISRQQVTNREFLAFVDEGGYRKPELWSFGGRKWLETEADMALVHGRPEPLLRTPAHPVYWRWHEGQWQERLFDQWQPLNPDAPVTHISYWEAEAYCRWAGRRLPTEFEWEVAALGNRPGEPFRRYPWGNQSPDASLADMDGLHMAQNPVYDYPEAESPFGCRQMIGAVWEWTSSQFFPYDGFRIDMYPFMSTLQFGDHKVTRGGSCATSSCLIRGTYRQAYLPMRNDVFTGFRTCAL; translated from the coding sequence ATGGATGAGAAGACGGTGATGACTGGCGCACAGCCAGCACGGGATGAGTTACTGGCGGAACTTGAACACACCCGCCAACGCACTCGCCGGTTAATCACTTCCCTGTCAGAAGGGCAGCTGGATGTTCCTTATCATCCCGGCGTCAATCCGCCACTTTGGGAGATGGGCCACGCGGCATTCTTCTATGAAGTGTTTGTGTTCAATCTCCTGGACGGAACGCCAAGTTTTGATCCGGCCATGGACGACCTCTGGGACTCTTTCCACGTTGAACACAAAGACCGCTGGAACCGTGAGCTTTTTCCCGCCCGTGAGGAGACACTGGATTATTTCGACACCATCTACGATCGCGTGGCAGAGCGTATTTGCGCCCAGCCTCTGACCGATCAGGCACTTTATCTCTATCGCTATGCGATCTTTCACCAGAACATGCATATAGAGTCGTTAATCTGGTGCCGGCAAACTGTGGGTTACGCTGCTCCTTCGGCATTGATAAAAGAGCGTCCTGCACCCGGCACATCGGTTGTCGGGGACGCGGTCATCCCGGCTGGTCGCTGGCTGGTTGGCATGCCGGGCGAGTCTGAGTTCTTTGCAACCTCGGATTTTGCGTTTGACAACGAAAAGCCGGGATTTGAAATTGACCTGGAGTCTTTCGCCATCTCCCGTCAACAGGTGACGAACAGGGAGTTTTTGGCGTTTGTGGACGAAGGCGGCTATCGCAAACCTGAACTCTGGTCTTTTGGCGGGCGCAAGTGGCTTGAGACAGAGGCTGATATGGCCCTCGTTCATGGCCGTCCGGAGCCACTGCTGAGAACGCCGGCACACCCGGTTTACTGGCGCTGGCATGAAGGTCAATGGCAGGAACGCTTGTTTGATCAGTGGCAACCGCTGAATCCCGATGCGCCGGTCACCCATATCAGCTACTGGGAAGCCGAGGCCTATTGCCGCTGGGCTGGGCGCAGGTTACCGACTGAATTCGAATGGGAAGTGGCGGCCCTGGGCAACCGCCCGGGTGAGCCTTTCCGCCGGTACCCCTGGGGTAACCAGAGCCCTGATGCGTCCCTGGCAGATATGGACGGCCTGCATATGGCGCAAAACCCGGTTTACGATTACCCGGAAGCGGAGAGTCCCTTCGGTTGCCGGCAAATGATCGGCGCAGTGTGGGAATGGACCAGTAGCCAGTTTTTCCCCTATGACGGGTTCAGGATCGACATGTATCCGTTCATGTCGACCCTTCAGTTCGGGGATCATAAGGTAACCCGCGGTGGCAGCTGCGCCACATCCTCATGCCTGATACGCGGGACCTACCGCCAGGCTTACCTGCCCATGCGCAATGATGTTTTCACGGGTTTCCGGACTTGCGCCCTCTAG
- a CDS encoding sigma-54 dependent transcriptional regulator produces the protein MMEKRPLVWLSAANSNTSLQKALETGWILTRLSLEDPVPIFMSVPVEAKVGVMDLSCLPDGGLHRLEQWLGSLNLTYWIGVVPHRPVTGTRIAHLIARYCSDFHTLPVDYERINTVLGHLWGMATIREPAHGRSRDDYQSLVLEGDSQAICDVRSLLRRFAATREPVLITGESGTGKEAAARFIHMHSARAAGPLITINCAALPDTLTQTELFGYEKGAFTHALNAHPGRLEQANGGSLVLSGIDELNLEQQSAILRFLQEAQIERIGGSDPIPVDCRIITTTSQPLQDLIASGQFRGDVYYRLGGLEVKLPALKSRVEDIPALAYSLLEASQSGPERKRLSTEAVRSLVNHSWPGNFRELQNRLRQALLLSDQPVIEASDLSLAEDSPEANSPSTLSLEEFRARADRQALSCSLKLAHHNVSKAARILKISRVSFYRLLDKYNTAPQASHSRHGSYRKGGQP, from the coding sequence ATGATGGAAAAGAGACCGCTTGTTTGGTTGTCAGCGGCAAACAGCAACACCTCTTTGCAGAAGGCACTGGAGACAGGCTGGATTTTGACGAGGCTCAGTCTCGAGGACCCGGTACCCATCTTTATGTCAGTGCCAGTCGAGGCAAAGGTCGGCGTCATGGACCTCAGCTGCCTTCCGGACGGGGGGTTGCACCGGCTGGAACAATGGCTGGGATCACTCAACCTGACTTACTGGATCGGCGTCGTTCCCCATCGACCAGTGACCGGAACACGCATCGCACACCTGATTGCCCGCTACTGCTCCGACTTCCATACCCTGCCGGTAGACTATGAGCGAATAAATACAGTGCTTGGCCATTTGTGGGGCATGGCAACCATCCGGGAACCCGCTCACGGCCGTTCGCGAGATGACTACCAATCTCTGGTACTCGAAGGAGACTCCCAGGCCATCTGCGATGTCCGCAGCCTGCTCCGTCGTTTTGCAGCAACCAGGGAGCCGGTGCTCATCACCGGAGAAAGTGGCACCGGGAAAGAGGCTGCCGCCCGTTTTATCCACATGCATTCCGCCCGCGCTGCCGGTCCACTGATCACCATCAATTGTGCCGCTCTGCCCGACACCCTCACTCAGACCGAGCTGTTCGGCTATGAAAAGGGCGCCTTCACCCACGCCCTGAATGCGCACCCAGGCAGACTGGAACAGGCCAACGGCGGCTCACTGGTGCTGTCTGGCATTGACGAGCTGAACCTCGAGCAACAATCCGCCATCCTGCGTTTTCTTCAGGAAGCGCAGATCGAGCGGATCGGCGGCAGCGACCCGATACCCGTTGACTGCCGTATCATCACAACCACCAGCCAGCCGCTACAGGATCTGATAGCGTCCGGGCAGTTTCGGGGGGATGTCTACTACCGGCTCGGCGGTCTGGAGGTGAAACTCCCTGCCCTCAAAAGCCGCGTCGAGGACATACCGGCACTCGCCTATTCACTGCTTGAAGCATCGCAATCGGGGCCAGAACGGAAACGACTGAGCACAGAGGCCGTTCGAAGCCTGGTTAATCACTCATGGCCGGGTAACTTCAGGGAGCTACAGAATCGCCTGCGACAGGCCCTGTTGCTCAGTGACCAGCCAGTCATTGAGGCCTCGGACCTGAGTCTTGCTGAAGACAGCCCAGAGGCCAATTCACCTTCCACTCTCAGTCTTGAGGAATTCCGGGCGCGAGCCGACCGGCAGGCACTGTCATGCAGCCTCAAGCTGGCACATCACAACGTTTCGAAAGCCGCCAGAATACTGAAAATTTCCCGGGTGTCTTTTTACCGACTTCTGGACAAATACAACACAGCTCCGCAGGCCAGCCATTCCCGGCACGGGTCTTATCGCAAAGGAGGTCAGCCATGA
- a CDS encoding transporter, translating to MKTYTLLAVLISACLLPTTGITKPEYDDFDDASARAEAQKDQATDIASITSDRGIVTRSGRFTIEPSFSHAHSSATQVAVEGYTVIPALLIGLINISEIQRDIYVGALSLKYGFTSRFEAAVRVPYLSIQEDLRERQAFEGTPVDTLRESSGEGLGDVELSVRYQLNDGLAGWPYVIGAFRVKAPTGDSPYDVDQQVINDSQGNPIGIELEERPTGSGFWSFEPGVSFIYPSDPAVLYGNLSYVYTLKDEKGYENGNTVNPGDVIRFGFGMGFAFNERTSFSLGYDHSVIRKTTYERDIDLFAATFDSIQIGTLSFGLSQRLSSSTTLSLTVNVGVTENAPDTEITLKLPISL from the coding sequence ATGAAAACATATACCCTGTTGGCAGTTCTAATCAGCGCATGTCTGCTCCCCACGACAGGCATCACCAAGCCGGAATACGATGATTTCGACGACGCTTCGGCCCGGGCCGAAGCGCAAAAAGACCAGGCAACCGACATTGCCTCCATTACCTCTGACCGGGGGATTGTTACCCGTTCCGGGCGCTTCACCATTGAGCCCTCGTTTTCTCACGCCCACAGCAGTGCCACGCAGGTCGCGGTGGAAGGCTATACCGTCATTCCCGCTTTGCTGATAGGGCTGATCAATATCTCGGAAATCCAGCGTGATATTTACGTTGGGGCCCTGTCACTCAAATATGGTTTTACCAGCCGGTTTGAGGCAGCTGTGCGGGTGCCATACCTGAGCATCCAGGAAGATCTCCGGGAACGACAGGCGTTTGAAGGGACACCGGTAGACACACTTCGGGAGTCTTCGGGCGAAGGCCTTGGAGACGTTGAGTTGTCCGTACGCTACCAACTTAACGATGGCCTTGCAGGGTGGCCCTACGTCATCGGTGCGTTTCGCGTAAAGGCACCCACCGGGGATAGCCCATACGACGTTGATCAACAGGTCATCAATGACAGCCAGGGCAACCCCATCGGAATTGAACTTGAGGAACGGCCGACAGGCTCCGGATTCTGGTCCTTTGAGCCGGGAGTCTCATTTATCTATCCGTCGGATCCTGCGGTTCTCTACGGCAACCTGAGCTATGTTTACACTCTGAAAGACGAAAAGGGCTATGAGAACGGCAATACCGTTAATCCGGGTGATGTGATTCGATTCGGCTTTGGAATGGGATTCGCCTTTAATGAACGTACATCATTCAGTCTTGGCTATGATCACTCAGTCATTCGAAAGACAACCTACGAACGGGATATTGACCTATTCGCCGCAACCTTTGACAGCATTCAGATCGGCACGCTCTCGTTCGGGCTCTCTCAGCGACTGTCATCCAGCACAACGCTGAGCCTTACCGTCAATGTCGGGGTAACCGAAAATGCCCCGGATACTGAGATCACTCTGAAACTGCCTATCAGCCTCTAA
- a CDS encoding C39 family peptidase: MVKRKLVICIASVAMLWSTAFAGTVIVPGLAGGLELGVRSFKEQRFSSIMQQEYDFSCGSAALASLLSYHYDHQFTEQEVFSRMFSLADPEKVRQEGFSMLDMKRFLDSVGYRADGFRMPLSGLRDKVRLPVIVLLNMNGFRHFVVIKGISEDEVFVGDPARGLKAYSRAEFEDYWNGAAFVIRSHLKQGRSTFLLDGDWPQIARAPLSQGQGGVPLGHTLPYWPSTREW; the protein is encoded by the coding sequence ATGGTGAAGCGGAAGCTTGTGATCTGCATAGCGAGCGTTGCGATGCTTTGGTCCACTGCGTTTGCCGGTACCGTCATTGTGCCGGGGCTGGCCGGCGGGCTTGAGTTGGGGGTCCGCAGTTTCAAGGAACAGCGTTTCAGTTCGATCATGCAGCAGGAGTATGATTTCAGTTGCGGTTCAGCGGCGCTCGCATCTCTGCTTTCCTACCATTACGATCACCAATTCACGGAGCAGGAAGTCTTTTCCAGAATGTTCTCACTGGCAGACCCGGAAAAGGTGCGCCAGGAAGGTTTCTCCATGCTGGATATGAAACGGTTTCTGGACTCCGTGGGCTATCGGGCTGACGGTTTTCGAATGCCGTTATCGGGCCTGCGAGATAAGGTTCGTCTCCCCGTCATTGTGCTGTTGAATATGAATGGATTCCGACACTTTGTTGTCATCAAGGGAATCAGTGAGGACGAGGTGTTTGTCGGAGACCCCGCTCGCGGCCTCAAGGCATACTCCAGAGCGGAATTCGAAGACTACTGGAATGGTGCTGCTTTTGTGATTCGCAGTCATCTGAAGCAGGGGCGGAGCACGTTTCTGTTAGACGGCGACTGGCCGCAGATTGCCCGGGCACCATTGTCCCAGGGTCAGGGGGGAGTGCCACTGGGTCATACTCTGCCCTATTGGCCATCCACAAGGGAGTGGTAA
- a CDS encoding isocitrate lyase, with protein MPYAQDVDQIASLLKQHPTWNAINPKHAARMRAQNKFKTGLDIAKYTAKIMREDMANYDNDTAQYTQSLGCWHGFIGQQKMLSIKKHFGTTKRRYLYLSGWMVAALRSEFGPLPDQSMHEKTAVSGLIEELYTFLRQADAWELNHLFRALEEAENAGDNAKADELIKQIDSHETHVVPIIADIDAGFGNAEATYLLAKQMIEAGACCIQIENQVSDEKQCGHQDGKVTVPHADFLSKINAVRLAFLELGVDDGVIVARTDSLGAGLTQKIAVTEEPGDLGDQYNSFIDGEVIEKAEDINNGDVVIKQKGQLVRPKRLASGLFQFKPGTGEDRVVLDCITSLQNGADLLWIETEKPHVGQIAAMVNRIKAEVPDAKLVYNNSPSFNWTLNFRQQVFDAWKEEGKDVSAYERADLMNAKYDETDLGKLADEWTANFQRDSSREAGIFHHLITLPTYHTAALSTDNLAKGYFGDEGMLAYVAGVQRKEIRQGIATVKHQDMAGSNIGDDHKEFFAGDAALKAGGKDNTMNQFG; from the coding sequence ATGCCCTACGCACAAGACGTTGACCAGATTGCTTCCCTGTTGAAGCAGCACCCGACCTGGAACGCTATCAACCCGAAGCACGCTGCTCGCATGCGCGCCCAGAACAAGTTCAAGACCGGTCTGGACATCGCCAAGTACACTGCCAAGATCATGCGCGAAGACATGGCGAACTACGACAATGACACCGCTCAGTACACCCAGTCCCTGGGCTGCTGGCATGGTTTCATTGGCCAGCAGAAGATGCTGTCCATCAAGAAGCACTTCGGTACCACCAAGCGTCGTTACCTGTACCTGTCTGGCTGGATGGTCGCTGCTCTGCGTTCCGAGTTCGGCCCGCTGCCTGACCAGTCCATGCACGAGAAGACTGCCGTATCCGGTCTGATTGAAGAGCTCTACACCTTCCTGCGTCAGGCCGATGCCTGGGAACTGAACCACCTGTTCCGCGCCCTGGAAGAAGCTGAGAACGCTGGCGACAACGCCAAGGCCGACGAGCTGATCAAGCAGATCGACAGCCACGAGACTCACGTTGTACCGATCATTGCCGACATCGACGCTGGTTTCGGTAACGCCGAAGCGACCTACCTGCTGGCCAAACAGATGATTGAAGCCGGTGCCTGCTGCATCCAGATCGAGAACCAGGTATCTGACGAGAAGCAGTGTGGTCACCAGGATGGCAAGGTAACTGTGCCGCACGCCGACTTCCTGTCCAAGATCAACGCGGTTCGTCTGGCGTTCCTCGAGCTGGGCGTAGACGACGGCGTGATCGTTGCCCGTACCGACTCTCTGGGCGCTGGCCTGACCCAGAAAATCGCCGTGACTGAAGAGCCGGGCGACCTGGGCGACCAGTACAACAGCTTCATCGACGGTGAAGTGATCGAGAAAGCTGAAGACATTAACAACGGCGACGTTGTGATCAAGCAGAAAGGTCAACTGGTTCGTCCTAAGCGTTTGGCTTCTGGCCTGTTCCAGTTCAAGCCTGGCACTGGCGAAGACCGTGTTGTCCTGGACTGCATCACCAGCCTGCAGAATGGCGCTGACCTGCTGTGGATCGAAACCGAGAAGCCGCACGTTGGCCAGATCGCGGCCATGGTTAACCGTATCAAGGCAGAAGTTCCGGACGCCAAGCTGGTTTACAACAACAGCCCGTCGTTCAACTGGACCCTGAACTTCCGTCAGCAGGTATTCGATGCGTGGAAGGAAGAAGGCAAGGACGTATCTGCTTACGAGCGTGCGGACCTGATGAATGCCAAGTACGACGAGACTGATCTCGGCAAGCTGGCTGACGAGTGGACTGCCAACTTCCAGCGTGACAGTTCACGTGAAGCCGGTATCTTCCACCACCTGATCACTCTGCCGACTTACCACACGGCGGCGTTGTCTACGGACAACCTGGCCAAGGGCTACTTCGGTGACGAAGGCATGCTGGCTTACGTTGCCGGTGTTCAGCGCAAGGAAATCCGTCAGGGTATCGCCACCGTCAAGCACCAGGATATGGCTGGTTCCAACATCGGTGACGACCACAAGGAATTCTTTGCTGGTGATGCGGCCCTGAAGGCCGGTGGTAAAGACAACACCATGAACCAGTTCGGTTAA